Proteins encoded by one window of Nitrospirota bacterium:
- the cas2 gene encoding CRISPR-associated endonuclease Cas2 produces MFVLVSYDVATEKRGQRRLRRVARACQDFGQRVQYSVFECIVDPAQWTMLKERLISEIDPETDSLRFYYLGSNWKHRVEHVGAKAGIEQDGPLII; encoded by the coding sequence ATGTTTGTGCTTGTGAGCTATGATGTCGCAACGGAAAAACGCGGACAGCGCCGCTTGCGCCGGGTGGCACGTGCCTGTCAGGATTTCGGGCAGAGGGTCCAGTACTCCGTATTTGAATGTATTGTCGATCCGGCTCAGTGGACGATGCTGAAAGAGAGATTGATTTCAGAGATTGATCCTGAGACGGACAGCCTGAGGTTTTATTATCTCGGCTCCAACTGGAAGCATCGTGTTGAGCACGTAGGAGCAAAGGCCGGGATAGAGCAGGATGGGCCATTGATTATTTGA
- a CDS encoding four helix bundle protein produces the protein MRNYRDLFVWQKSMALVTEVYSITRLFPKEELYGLVSQIRRSAVSIPSNIAEGYGRHSTNDYSRFLQIAIGSLYELQTQLEICLNLGYLSKDTFEKIYEQSREIERMLCSLIKKVG, from the coding sequence ATGAGAAACTATAGGGACCTTTTTGTATGGCAAAAATCGATGGCATTGGTAACCGAAGTTTATTCGATAACAAGATTGTTCCCTAAAGAAGAACTCTATGGATTGGTATCGCAAATAAGAAGGAGTGCAGTATCAATACCAAGCAATATTGCAGAAGGATATGGCAGACATTCTACAAACGATTACTCTCGTTTTTTACAGATAGCAATTGGCTCTTTATATGAATTACAAACTCAACTGGAGATTTGCTTGAATTTAGGGTATCTATCAAAAGATACTTTTGAAAAGATTTATGAACAGAGTAGGGAGATAGAAAGAATGCTGTGTAGCTTAATTAAAAAAGTAGGGTAA